In Erigeron canadensis isolate Cc75 chromosome 7, C_canadensis_v1, whole genome shotgun sequence, one DNA window encodes the following:
- the LOC122609159 gene encoding uncharacterized protein LOC122609159 produces the protein MGASTSSGAMNLSFTYLLNSSLFNEQFQQFMLMQQFNQFQATNPQFHNPLLPQFQRPIGETSSQPARTSVASVEEEVEEVPAPPKRLTKKGVAVADKLKWSNQEAILLAQAWTNASQDSIVGISQDETMFWAKVIEEFNENRPAGERNKSQLQGKWNKIKRTTKLYGAILKRLVDQGRQSECPAFWQDHSIAKRNAADFVDLGEDEGHIRASPSVEPDVALNQLFEDDPIRRPPGRNVSRKMSSGTDATYSRGGSTGSEKALNTLDLMLMLQEEQAKKIEEDRRRIEEERKMRMDDRFRKKVRAVFKLLQQPIPTGIDEDELQQVRTTRKNLMDKYGPYFNDM, from the exons ATGGGGGCATCTACCAGCTCTGGTGCTATGAACCTATCTTTTACTTATTTGTTGAATTCGTCACTGTTTAATGAACAGTTTCAACAGTTCATGTTAATGcaacaatttaatcaatttCAAGCTACCAACCCACAATTTCATAATCCACTTCTTCCTCAATTCCAGAGGCCTATAGGTGAGACTTCGTCTCAACCGGCACGAACTAGTGTCGCCTCTGTCGAGGAAGAAGTGGAAGAAGTTCCTGCCCCACCCAAACGGTTAACGAAAAAAGGGGTTGCTGTAGCGGATAAGTTGAAGTGGTCAAATCAGGAGGCGATTTTGTTGGCTCAGGCGTGGACAAATGCTTCACAAGACTCGATTGTGGGGATAAGCCAAGACGAGACTATGTTTTGGGCCAAAGTGATAGAGGAGTTCAACGAAAACCGGCCAGCGGGAGAGCGCAACAAAAGCCAACTACAAGGCAAATGGAACAAGATCAAAAGAACCACCAAGTTGTATGGAGCAATCTTGAAGAGATTGGTAGATCAAGGCCGCCAGAGCG AGTGTCCCGCATTTTGGCAAGACCATAGTATTGCCAAAAGAAATGCAGCTGATTTTGTTGATTTGGGTGAGGATGAGGGACACATTCGGGCTAGTCCGAGTGTGGAACCGGATGTGGCTTTGAACCAGTTGTTTGAAGACGACCCAATTAGGAGACCACCGGGTCGTAATGTTAGCCGGAAAATGTCTAGTGGCACAGATGCCACTTATAGTCGTGGTGGTTCGACTGGGTCAGAAAAGGCGTTGAACACCCTTGATCTAATGCTCATGTTGCAAGAAGAGCAAGCCAAAAAAATTGAGGAGGATAGGAGGAGGATAGAGGAAGAGCGGAAAATGAGAATGGATGATCGCTTTCGAAAGAAGGTCAGGGCGGTGTTTAAGCTTCTGCAGCAGCCAATTCCAACCGGCATAGACGAAGACGAGTTGCAGCAGGTCAGGACTACGCGCAAAAACCTCATGGATAAGTACGGGccatattttaatgatatgtag